In Odontesthes bonariensis isolate fOdoBon6 chromosome 22, fOdoBon6.hap1, whole genome shotgun sequence, one genomic interval encodes:
- the taok3b gene encoding serine/threonine-protein kinase TAO3: protein MSGYKRMRRQHQKQLIALENRLKAEMDEHRLRLQKELETQANNTYIELERLAKRHAAQTDKEIKSVAAEERRIQQQIVAQQKKELTAFLENQKKEYRLCKDKVKEEMNEDYCTPKEEKQERLSRHKETVQRSQAEEEAHLLAQQRLVYDRSCRALKRRSLIRRHEFEQEQLREELNKKRTQKEMEHALMIRQDESTQDLERRQLQMLQKLRVELMRLQHQTELENQEEYNNRRQRELHRKHSLEQRQQPRNLKTLEMQIKKQFQDTCKVQNKQYKALRNHQLEVSPKGDHKTILKSLKEEQTRKLAILAEQYEQSINEMMASQAMRLEAEQETECQALKQQLKQEMELLDAYQSKTKAQMEAQHEREQQKLEQKVSIRRAHLEQKIEEELAALQKERTERIKQLLERQDREISAFDSESRSLGFGSLGSLDFPKEDNR from the exons ATGTCTGGGTATAAGCGCATGCGGCGACAGCACCAGAAGCAGCTGATCGCCCTGGAGAACAGGCTAAAGGCCGAGATGGATGAGCATAGGCTCCGGCTGCAGAAAGAATTAGAGACACAAGCCAACAACACTTACATTGAGCTGGAAAGACTGGCCAAACGTCATGCTGCTCAAACAGACAAAGAG ATTAAGTCAGTtgcagcagaggagaggaggatACAGCAACAGATTGTTGCTCAGCAAAAGAAAGAGCTGACTGCTTTCTTAGAGAACCAGAAAAAGGAATACAGGCTTTGTAAAGACAAGGTCAAGGAG GAGATGAATGAGGACTATTGTACACCCaaggaggagaagcaggagcgTCTGTCCAGGCACAAAGAAACAGTACAGCGCTCACAAGCTGAGGAGGAAGCTCACCTGCTGGCCCAACAGAGGCTGGTCTATGACCGCAGCTGTAGGGCTCTCAAACGCCGGAGTCTCATCAGACGGCATGAGTTTGAACAAGAACAACTAAGAGAG GAGCTGAACAAGAAGAGGACACAGAAGGAGATGGAACATGCCCTGATGATCCGGCAGGACGAGTCCACGCAGGACTTGGAGCGCAGGCagctacagatgctacagaagcTTCGTGTTGAACTTATGCGGCTGCAGCACCAGACAGAGCTTGAAAACCAGGAGGAGTACAACAACCGTCGGCAGAGAGAACTGCACAGAAAACACAGCCTGGAGCAGCGGCAGCAGCCTAGAAACCTCAAG ACACTGGAAATGCAGATCAAGAAACAGTTCCAAGATACTTGCAAGGTGCAGAATAAGCAGTACAAGGCTCTTAGGAACCATCAGCTTGAAGTGTCTCCTAAAGGCGACCACAAGACCATCCTGAAGAGCCTGAAAGAGGAGCAGACTCGCAAGCTGGCTATACTGGCTGAGCAGTATGAACAGAGCATCAATGAGATGATGGCTTCACAAGCA ATGCGACTAGAGGCAGAGCAGGAAACTGAGTGCCAAGCTCTGAAGCAGCAGCTGAAACAGGAGATGGAGCTCCTGGATGCCTACCAGAGTAAAACCAAGGCACAGATGGAGGCCCAACATGAGCGAGAGCAGCAGAAACTTGAGCAGAAGGTCTCCATACGGAGAGCACACCTTGAACAGAAG ATTGAAGAGGAACTGGCTGCTCTTCAGAAGGAGCGCACTGAAAGGATCAAGCAACTGTTGGAACGTCAGGACAGAGAAATTAGCGCTTTTGACTCAGAAAGTAGAAGCCTCGGCTTTGGAAGCCTTGGATCTCTGGACTTCCCCAAAGAAGACAACAGATGA
- the LOC142373342 gene encoding sushi domain-containing protein 2-like yields the protein MGLPWLSWKSGQTCEGNCGEKFSSCSCHSTCASLMNCCTDYKEYCISISPHSGSILGGTDFIVLDASFNKSSQIICRFNNIINTGGYVDENSRGHCISPLLYETGWVPLHISSDNGTTFGRAGAWLSVHTGKLDSQFKATLVNSTKWQYYGTPNVGGTLQMTWNTSLVRAERVSLELWGYRETGKPYTEDWQGEWVYLYSLAKDHPNNGSFSFLPKPAENGISSWELGSVRVSSSSYPDGMWNIQAAWTEDHALAWHLEERFRDNSAVWALEKCLAWDQLEIQLPNFLNEIIDCPCTLAQARADTGRFHTDYGCDIEKGSVCTYHPGSVHCVRAIQSSPEYAAGQQCCYDSTGAQVLTADSIGGSTPDRAHDWGSPPFKKPPRIPGQSHWVYDVLSFYYCCLWSDNCHYYFKHRPSSDCRRYQSPSSAVVFGDPHFITFDGASYSFNGKGEYTLLTSAEKQLTIQGRTEPVNEINRINATKLSSVAMREASSDIVEVRLASGHNRLEVLHNQKALSFAEQSWMDLHGVFVFSPTSTNVTVMFPSGAGVEVRRTEETMMTTVLLPEGFKETSLGLLGNMNGDAKDDLVFKDGQLVQNISDPEELFRFGASWAVINTSALFTYDSEYLLDTYFYLPRHDQSFLPVFSVPENPDDPLTNQAAEICSGEGSQFCRYDILVGRSLRMGNATRVAFQSHISLVEDLKPVITCGWLPPPTNGKKEGTTYLQGATVRFSCDEDYTLKGSAERICQNNGQWSGEDTSCSVPSNLTGIVAGSVIGALVLALIVTALVLHSRKQKRKTSHSEEAGKSETF from the exons ATGGGGTTGCCCTGGCTCAGCTGGAAGAGTG GCCAGACATGTGAaggaaactgtggggaaaaattCAGCTCATGTTCTTGCCACTCAACATGTGCGTCTCTGATGAACTGCTGCACTGACTACAAGGAGTACTGTATTAGTATATCTCCACATTCGGGATCCATCTTGGGTGGGACAGACTTTATTGTACTTGATGCAAGTTTCAATAAAAGTTCTCAGATTATTTGCAG GTTCAACAATATAATCAATACTGGGGGGTATGTAGATGAAAACAGTAGAGGCCACTGCATCTCCCCACTATTATATGAAACGGGATGGGTTCCTTTGCATATCTCTTCAGACAATGGTACAACATTCGGTAGAGCTGGAGCCTGGCTTTCAG TTCATACAGGCAAGTTAGATTCTCAGTTCAAAGCAACTCTGGTGAACTCAACTAAGTGGCAGTACTATGGCACGCCTAACGTGGGGGGCACTCTTCAAATGACATGGAATACCTCCTTAGTCAGAGCAGAAAGAGTCAGTCTAGAGCTCTGGGGATACAGGGAGACAG GAAAGCCTTATACTGAGGACTGGCAGGGTGAGTGGGTGTATCTGTACTCGCTTGCAAAGGATCATCCCAACAATGGCTCCTTCAGCTTTCTGCCCAAACCAGCAGAGAATGGCATTTCAAGTTGGGAGCTTGGCTCTGTTCGAGTCAGCTCAAGCAGCTACCCTGACGGCATGTG GAACATCCAAGCCGCATGGACTGAGGATCATGCTTTGGCCTGGCATCTGGAGGAGAGGTTTAGGGACAATTCAGCAGTTTGGGCCCTGGAGAAATGTTTAGCATGGGACCAGCTGGAAATTCAGCTGCCCAACTTTCTCAATGAGATCATCGATTGTCCCTGCACTCTGGCTCAAGCAAGAGCAGACACAGGGAGGTTTCAT ACTGATTATGGCTGTGATATAGAGAAAGGCAGTGTATGCACCTACCATCCTGGGAGTGTTCACTGTGTAAGAGCCATACAATCCAG TCCTGAGTATGCAGCAGGACAACAGTGTTGCTATGACAGCACTGGTGCTCAGGTCCTGACAGCTGACTCGATTGGGGGTAGTACTCCAGACCGAGCACACGACTGGGGCTCGCCTCCCTTCAAGAAACCTCCTCGAATTCCTGGACAGTCCCACTGGGTCTACGATGTCCTCAGCTTCTATTACTGTTGCCTCTGGTCGGACAACTGCCACTACTACTTCAAACATCGGCCCTCCAGTGACTGCAGAAGGTACCAGTCGCCCAGCTCAG CTGTGGTCTTCGGAGATCCCCACTTCATAACATTTGATGGTGCCAGCTACTCTTTCAACGGCAAAGGGGAATACACTCTGTTGACCTCAGCAGAGAAGCAATTGACAATCCAAGGAAGAACAGAGCCTGTGAATG aaataaatagaataaatgcaACAAAGTTGTCATCTGTAGCCATGAGAGAAGCATCCTCTGACATTGTTGAGGTGCGTCTAGCCAGTGGACATAACAGACTTGAAGTGCTGCATAATCAAAAAGCCCTCTCTTTTGCTGAGCAGAGCTGGATGGACTTGCACG gtgtgtttgtgttttctccCACCTCCACAAATGTGACCGTGATGTTCCCGTCTGGAGCCGGGGTGGAAGTGAGACGGACAGAAGAAACCATGATGACAACCGTCCTCTTGCCAGAGGGATTTAAAGAAACCTCTCTTGGACTGTTGGGGAACATGAATGGTGACGCCAAAGATGACCTGGTCTTTAAAGATGGGCAGCTTGTGCAGAACATCAGCGATCCGGAGGAGCTATTCCGCTTTGGAGCGAGCT GGGCTGTAATCAACACATCTGCCTTGTTCACATATGATTCAGAGTATCTTCTGGACACATATTTCTATCTCCCCAGACATGACCAAAGTTTTTTGCCAGTGTTTTCTGTCCCCGAAAATCCCGATGATCCATTGACCAATCAGGCTGCAGAGATTTGTTCTGGAGAGGGCTCTCAGTTCTGTAG GTATGATATCCTGGTAGGTCGAAGTCTAAGAATGGGAAATGCTACCAGAGTGGCTTTTCAGAGTCACATTTCTCTTGTTGAGGATCTAAAACCTG TGATAACCTGTGGATGGCTTCCACCACCAACTAATGGGAAAAAAGAGGGAACAACCTACTTACAAGGAGCTACGGTCCGGTTTTCCTGTGACGAGGACTACACACTCAAAGGATCAGCAGAACGAATCTGCCAAAACAACGGCCAGTGGTCTGGAGAAGACACAAGCTGCTCTGTTCCCA GTAATCTCACAGGAATTGTGGCTGGATCAGTAATTGGAGCCTTGGTACTGGCTTTGATCGTAACAGCACTTGTGCTCCActccagaaaacagaaaag AAAAACCTCACATTCAGAAGAAGCTGGGAAAAGTGAAACCTTCTAA
- the LOC142372638 gene encoding heat shock protein beta-1-like: MGDQNRMLSRPIFRRDVSWDPFPNWTQPSRIFAQDFGLPPFLEPSDLDWLDWAKKRLASFSWPAYTQSPLLPPFTGQHPATPDQKTLRQLTSGVSEIQTGQNSWKINLDVNHFSPEEITITTKEGYLQISGNHEERQDEHGLVSRCFTRKYKLPQGVDLQHISSSLSGDGVLSVEAPVPGTSISNPGNEIVIPVQIRQTQDGEK; encoded by the exons ATGGGTGATCAAAACagaatgttgtcccgtcccatATTTCGCCGCGATGTCAGCTGGGATCCTTTCCCAAACTGGACGCAGCCAAGCCGCATCTTTGCACAGGATTTTGGCCTTCCTCCTTTCCTGGAGCCCAGTGATCTGGACTGGCTTGACTGGGCAAAGAAGAGACTAGCTTCTTTCTCCTGGCCGGCGTACACACAAAGTCCCCTTCTGCCTCCATTCACCGGTCAACACCCAGCGACACCGGACCAAAAGACTCTGAGACAACTTACAAGTGGAGTGTCAGAGATCCAAACAGGCCAGAATAGCTGGAAGATTAACCTGGACGTCAATCACTTCTCACCTGAGGAGATCACAATCACAACTAAGGAGGGTTACTTGCAAATATCAG GAAATCATGAAGAGAGGCAAGATGAGCACGGATTGGTTTCAAGGTGCTTCACTCGAAAATACAA GTTACCACAGGGGGTTGATTTGCAGCACATCAGTTCATCCCTGTCAGGTGATGGAGTCCTGTCTGTAGAGGCCCCCGTCCCTGGGACTTCCATCAGCAACCCGGGCAATGAGATAGTCATTCCAGTTCAGATCAGACAGACACAGGATGGTGAGAAGTGA
- the m17 gene encoding IL-6 subfamily cytokine M17: protein MNGHVKNMHFQNFMESTARLLSFLLLMTVDSTKTVAASRNQQCENALQQPWKLTRLAQKESVVLIKTYKASQGEMSELFCKVSVSNIPDPNISGLEPSERIASMYTHIQAFSPHFKRVYEQQTDLQSPTSALLKELERVSARRRNLASLINNLYHKLFPNLPEPAEPADGPTILPPPQNVFQQKVYGCVVLKTYKELLSNISRDLRTLKSRICRKRRQMNAVSF from the exons ATGAATGGTCATGTGAAGAATATGCATTTTCAAAACTTTATGGAATCAACAGCAA GATTACTCTCTTTCCTGCTGCTTATGACTGTTGATTCAACAAAAACTGTGGCAGCAAGCAGAAACCAGCAGTGTGAAAATGCTCTGCAGCAACCTTGGAAACTCACCAGGCTTGCCCAAAAGGAATCTGTTGTTCTAATCAAAACATAT AAAGCCTCTCAAGGAGAGATGTCAGAGCTTTTCTGCAAGGTGTCAGTGAGCAACATCCCTGACCCCAACATTTCCGGGCTGGAGCCCTCAGAGAGGATAGCGAGCATGTACACACATATCCAAGCCTTCTCCCCACATTTCAAGCGAGTGTATGAGCAGCAGACAGACTTACAGTCCCCCACGAGTGCACTGCTCAAAGAACTCGAACGCGTTAGTGCTCGCAGAAGGAACCTTGCTTCTCTCATAAACAACTTGTACCACAAACTCTTCCCGAACCTgccagaaccagcagaaccagcagacgGGCCGACGATACTACCGCCGCCTCAGAATGTCTTCCAGCAGAAGGTTTACGGTTGTGTGGTCCTGAAGACCTACAAGGAGTTGCTGTCTAACATTTCCAGAGACCTGAGGACTCTGAAATCCAGAATCTGTAGAAAGAGGAGGCAAATGAACGCAGTCTCCTTCTGA